A genome region from Labilibaculum antarcticum includes the following:
- a CDS encoding efflux RND transporter permease subunit: protein MNFIIKRKVLIAMLFTALSMLGFFSYKQLPVELLPNATLPMLFVQVGTSMEVDPRYMESEAIIPLEGVVGGMEGVEKIVSTAGQQRGSIQISFEQGTNLKYAYLKLAEKVAAKRKDLPQEFGVQVHKVDMEQLTNMFMNIQVRGGGGVDRVRQVTENEIVDKIQNINGIANVAVFGGREKSVEIILKDDVCKSYGISPSDVRSVLNQNKNMRSFAGNVIENDKMHFVNVVSEFSNISELNELVVKEAGNIKLKDIANIHFGVKEETSYSRVNGKEAVTLQLTQDSQSNIIDLADNVIEKIEEINEEFAGKDISMVVQTNSAETMKTNIDLIIELALIGGILAIFVLWIFLKNIRLVAVIALAIPISVYTAFNFFYAYDISINTLTLLGMALAIGMLLDNSIVVLENIYRLAGQNKDPDTAVIQGTREVWRSIFAATLTTITVFLPFLFSSNFLIGLMGKHIGVSIISTLLVSLVVALLLIPMITHSFLKRKKASRTLNFENISLHNRLVQIYLVTLKSCMRFPGKTILAALGLFFITLLISLGLSMISNTEAETEDLKLYVTLPAGTTLENTDLLIREVEQRLDSIQEKKDITSQVYEEEAILTIKLVDDYRDKQNLSVPGIKKNILERVDNLPRASFSWDPPATSRRFGGGGGGGFGGDNAFMQMLGMGTQKEKLIIKGQDFDKMLDVSEDLEYYLGQLSSIQNVSVRNPAKRPELVLELDKQIMAIYDIPVNSVLSELNSFQKEFSSGVKFKQGTEEYDIIIKTLGDTEQETRDAADLRKLVVRGTQGAEFELQNISNLNFTDGLSTIKRTNQEKQLEVEYRFIDEINDEKDLLTASRVEIDELVARMNIPSGIALEIVHEENTLAEFGFLFLMAIILIFMILASVFESFTMPIVMMFSIPMAAIGSLIALILTGTPLMNANVFIGLIILLGIVVNNGIIMIDYSNVLQKRGYRESRALMMAGLARIRPILITAITTIIALLPLALGRGEYVTQLGAPFAITVIGGLSLSTVLTLVFIPTLYVGLRTSLNWIQSQPVLVKAVQMAIWIIGTYFIYTEVDSKIWQIITFLLLLLSVPACIYFIQTSLRKANEKLIDPDEALHIEIRNLVKIYEWDGRFTREWKSGLKIRERLGLKESYSSLRDFVTLIWQLPLAGFFIFFIYYHLENKYWLLGLSILFQIMLLHFMAPVMEYRNHLKKESSKQWIRRFIYAIHKIIYWIFPVFVFGYFYQKYELLGLIIPLAFFWYLALLIKVSSNKIYREKINVNRVKGRFSGIRKFFYRFVLIIPIIGKKKIPFKAVKGVSFNIENGMFGLLGPNGAGKSTLMRIICGILEQSYGQITINGIDVIEKREELQGLIGYLPQEFGMYENMSAWDFLNYMGILKKLNNNAERRERVEYVLKAVHMIDQKDNKIGSFSGGMKQRIGIAQILLHLPRILVVDEPTAGLDPRERIRFRNLLVELSKDRIVIFSTHIIEDVASSCNRVGVMKKGELKYLGEPIHMAGIADKKVWMLTVSLEEFEELKTKHVIIHHMRDKDQIRVRCLADEYPGYNAVNTKANLEDAYLCLLNEKEEKA, encoded by the coding sequence ATGAACTTCATTATAAAAAGAAAGGTTTTAATTGCAATGCTCTTCACAGCACTTAGCATGTTGGGGTTTTTCTCCTACAAGCAATTGCCTGTTGAATTGCTTCCAAACGCAACACTTCCTATGCTGTTTGTGCAGGTGGGAACTAGTATGGAGGTGGATCCACGCTATATGGAGAGTGAAGCAATTATTCCTTTAGAAGGAGTGGTTGGAGGAATGGAAGGCGTTGAAAAGATAGTCTCTACTGCCGGTCAACAAAGAGGAAGCATCCAAATCTCTTTCGAACAGGGAACCAATCTTAAATATGCTTATTTAAAACTGGCCGAAAAAGTTGCGGCAAAAAGGAAAGATCTTCCACAGGAATTCGGAGTGCAGGTGCATAAAGTCGATATGGAACAACTCACCAACATGTTCATGAATATTCAGGTTCGTGGAGGTGGAGGTGTTGACCGGGTTCGCCAAGTTACCGAAAATGAAATAGTCGATAAAATTCAAAACATTAATGGCATTGCCAATGTTGCTGTTTTTGGAGGGCGCGAAAAATCCGTCGAGATCATCCTAAAAGATGATGTTTGCAAGAGTTATGGCATCAGTCCCTCGGATGTTCGCTCCGTTCTTAATCAAAACAAAAACATGCGGAGTTTTGCTGGGAATGTTATCGAAAACGACAAGATGCACTTTGTTAATGTTGTCTCCGAATTTTCCAACATTTCAGAATTGAATGAACTCGTTGTTAAAGAAGCTGGCAATATCAAACTGAAAGACATTGCAAACATTCATTTTGGAGTTAAAGAAGAAACCTCTTACAGCCGGGTGAACGGAAAAGAAGCCGTTACCCTTCAACTAACACAAGATTCTCAATCGAACATTATCGATTTAGCAGACAATGTAATTGAAAAAATTGAAGAGATAAACGAGGAGTTCGCAGGCAAAGATATTAGCATGGTGGTGCAAACGAACAGTGCCGAAACCATGAAAACAAATATCGATTTAATTATCGAGCTGGCCTTAATTGGGGGAATATTGGCAATTTTCGTTCTTTGGATATTCCTTAAAAATATTCGTTTGGTAGCTGTAATTGCCCTGGCGATACCGATTTCGGTTTATACCGCATTTAATTTTTTCTATGCCTACGATATTAGCATCAACACCCTTACCCTTTTGGGAATGGCGCTCGCAATTGGTATGCTGCTCGATAACAGCATTGTGGTTCTCGAAAACATTTACCGCTTGGCTGGTCAAAATAAAGATCCGGACACGGCAGTTATTCAGGGAACCAGAGAAGTTTGGCGATCCATTTTTGCAGCGACACTAACAACAATCACCGTATTTTTACCCTTTCTGTTTTCATCCAACTTCTTGATCGGATTAATGGGAAAACACATAGGAGTTTCCATCATCTCCACTTTGCTGGTATCCTTAGTCGTTGCTCTGCTTCTGATTCCAATGATTACCCACTCTTTCCTGAAAAGAAAAAAAGCTTCACGTACCCTTAATTTCGAAAACATTTCATTACACAACCGACTGGTACAAATCTATTTAGTAACACTTAAATCGTGCATGCGATTTCCCGGGAAAACTATTCTCGCCGCCTTAGGACTGTTTTTCATTACTTTACTGATCAGTTTAGGCTTAAGCATGATTTCGAACACGGAAGCTGAGACTGAAGATTTGAAACTTTACGTGACACTTCCTGCGGGAACCACACTCGAAAACACCGATTTATTAATTCGGGAAGTAGAACAAAGATTGGATTCAATTCAAGAGAAAAAAGACATCACCAGTCAGGTTTACGAAGAGGAAGCAATCTTAACCATCAAACTTGTTGATGATTACAGGGACAAACAGAATCTTTCGGTGCCTGGAATTAAGAAAAATATTCTGGAACGTGTTGATAATCTACCACGGGCATCCTTTAGTTGGGATCCTCCGGCCACTAGCCGCCGATTTGGCGGAGGAGGTGGTGGAGGATTTGGTGGCGACAATGCTTTCATGCAAATGTTGGGCATGGGAACCCAGAAAGAAAAGCTGATTATTAAAGGTCAGGATTTCGATAAAATGCTCGACGTTTCGGAAGATTTAGAGTACTATTTAGGTCAACTAAGCTCCATTCAAAATGTTTCGGTCAGAAATCCAGCCAAACGTCCCGAATTGGTTCTGGAATTGGACAAACAAATAATGGCTATTTACGATATTCCGGTCAACTCGGTATTGTCGGAATTGAACTCCTTCCAAAAAGAATTTTCAAGTGGTGTAAAATTCAAACAAGGCACCGAAGAGTACGATATCATCATAAAAACACTAGGTGATACGGAGCAGGAAACAAGAGATGCTGCCGATCTGCGTAAGCTTGTGGTAAGAGGAACGCAAGGTGCCGAATTCGAATTGCAAAATATCAGCAATCTGAATTTTACCGACGGCTTGTCGACTATAAAAAGAACAAATCAGGAAAAACAACTCGAAGTTGAATATCGATTTATTGATGAAATAAACGACGAAAAAGATCTCCTAACTGCCTCGCGGGTAGAAATTGACGAATTGGTGGCGCGTATGAATATTCCTTCGGGCATTGCGCTCGAGATTGTTCATGAAGAAAACACATTGGCTGAATTTGGCTTTCTTTTTCTGATGGCGATTATTTTGATATTTATGATCTTAGCTTCCGTATTCGAATCGTTTACGATGCCAATTGTCATGATGTTTTCCATTCCTATGGCCGCCATCGGATCGCTGATAGCATTAATTTTAACCGGAACTCCGCTGATGAACGCGAATGTTTTTATCGGATTAATCATTCTTTTAGGCATTGTGGTGAACAACGGAATTATCATGATCGATTATTCCAATGTGCTTCAAAAAAGAGGATATCGGGAATCTAGAGCTTTAATGATGGCCGGATTGGCACGAATCCGCCCTATTCTGATTACAGCCATCACCACCATTATTGCATTGCTGCCGCTGGCTCTTGGGCGTGGAGAATATGTAACACAATTGGGAGCTCCTTTTGCCATTACCGTTATTGGTGGCCTAAGCTTAAGTACAGTTCTCACCCTGGTTTTTATCCCAACTCTTTACGTAGGCTTGCGAACCAGCTTAAACTGGATACAGAGTCAGCCCGTTTTGGTAAAAGCTGTTCAAATGGCCATTTGGATCATCGGAACGTATTTTATTTACACCGAAGTGGATAGCAAGATTTGGCAGATAATTACTTTCTTACTCCTTCTTTTATCGGTACCGGCATGCATCTATTTTATTCAGACCAGTTTGCGAAAAGCCAACGAAAAGCTGATCGATCCTGATGAAGCACTGCACATCGAGATCAGAAATTTGGTAAAAATATACGAGTGGGATGGTCGTTTTACCCGTGAATGGAAATCGGGACTTAAAATAAGAGAACGATTGGGCTTAAAAGAATCCTATTCTTCCCTGCGTGATTTCGTTACCTTAATTTGGCAATTGCCTCTGGCTGGTTTCTTCATCTTTTTTATTTACTATCATCTCGAAAACAAGTATTGGTTACTGGGCTTGTCTATCCTATTCCAAATTATGCTTTTGCATTTTATGGCGCCGGTTATGGAGTACCGTAATCATCTAAAAAAAGAAAGCAGTAAGCAATGGATACGGCGATTTATTTATGCAATTCATAAAATCATTTACTGGATATTCCCAGTATTCGTATTCGGGTATTTTTATCAGAAATACGAGCTGCTTGGACTCATTATTCCTCTGGCCTTTTTCTGGTATCTGGCTTTGCTGATAAAAGTATCTTCGAATAAAATTTATCGCGAAAAGATAAATGTTAACCGGGTTAAAGGTCGATTCAGCGGGATTCGTAAATTCTTCTACCGCTTCGTTTTAATCATCCCAATCATCGGGAAAAAGAAAATTCCGTTTAAAGCAGTTAAGGGAGTATCCTTCAATATCGAAAACGGAATGTTCGGATTACTTGGGCCGAATGGTGCTGGTAAATCTACCCTGATGAGAATTATTTGTGGTATTCTGGAACAGAGCTACGGACAAATTACCATTAACGGCATTGATGTAATCGAAAAGCGGGAAGAGTTACAAGGACTAATAGGTTATCTGCCACAGGAATTTGGTATGTATGAAAATATGAGTGCCTGGGATTTCTTAAATTACATGGGAATTCTGAAAAAACTGAATAACAATGCCGAAAGAAGGGAACGTGTGGAATATGTTCTGAAAGCCGTTCACATGATCGATCAGAAAGACAATAAGATCGGTTCCTTTTCAGGGGGAATGAAGCAACGAATCGGGATTGCTCAAATTCTTCTTCACCTGCCAAGAATATTGGTGGTTGATGAGCCTACTGCCGGACTTGATCCTCGGGAGCGAATTCGATTCAGAAACCTATTGGTTGAACTTAGTAAAGACAGAATCGTGATTTTCTCAACCCATATTATCGAAGATGTTGCCAGTTCGTGTAACCGCGTTGGTGTAATGAAAAAAGGGGAACTGAAATATTTAGGCGAACCGATTCACATGGCCGGAATTGCCGATAAAAAAGTGTGGATGCTAACAGTATCTCTGGAAGAGTTCGAGGAGTTAAAAACCAAGCACGTCATCATTCATCATATGCGCGACAAAGATCAGATTCGTGTTCGCTGCTTGGCCGATGAATATCCAGGATACAATGCTGTAAATACAAAAGCAAATTTGGAAGATGCTTATTTGTGTTTGCTAAACGAGAAAGAAGAAAAAGCTTAA
- the folB gene encoding dihydroneopterin aldolase: MGIIELEGMEFYAYHGCFKAEQIVGNKFIVYVRMEYNAEKAVKSDSIGDALNYQRAYEMIKEQLQIKSHLLEHVGERILDVLYKNFDELEHATVKVSKMNPPMGGQIEKVSLTLSR; the protein is encoded by the coding sequence GGAATTTTATGCCTATCATGGTTGTTTTAAGGCAGAGCAAATTGTCGGTAATAAGTTTATCGTGTATGTCCGCATGGAGTATAACGCCGAAAAGGCCGTAAAATCAGATTCTATTGGTGATGCCTTAAATTATCAGCGTGCTTACGAAATGATTAAGGAGCAATTGCAAATTAAATCTCATTTGCTGGAACATGTTGGCGAGAGAATTTTAGATGTTTTGTATAAAAATTTCGACGAATTAGAGCATGCAACAGTAAAAGTATCTAAAATGAATCCTCCAATGGGAGGCCAAATTGAAAAAGTGAGCCTAACTTTGTCTCGTTAA
- a CDS encoding cupin domain-containing protein has product MEIRKIFETEAFINNHGVEARKFYQNEHMMMIHLNLKPGDVISKHAAPLDICFLVLEGQGIVQIGDESKEVEANTLIESPANAGHGWRNESDATLRILVIKTPNPAWLKNK; this is encoded by the coding sequence ATGGAGATAAGAAAGATATTTGAAACAGAAGCTTTTATAAACAATCATGGGGTTGAAGCTAGAAAGTTTTACCAAAATGAACACATGATGATGATACACCTGAATTTAAAGCCGGGTGATGTAATAAGCAAGCATGCTGCCCCTTTAGATATTTGCTTTTTGGTTTTGGAAGGCCAGGGAATTGTTCAAATTGGTGATGAAAGCAAAGAAGTAGAAGCGAATACCCTAATTGAGAGTCCTGCAAATGCTGGTCATGGATGGAGGAATGAGAGTGATGCTACATTGCGAATTTTGGTAATAAAAACACCAAATCCTGCTTGGCTTAAAAATAAGTAG
- a CDS encoding ferredoxin: MTIAKVWIEDGCIACGICEEICPEVFVVDDVSNVKLNVDFNEYASGIKAAADACPVEVIKYE, from the coding sequence ATGACGATAGCTAAGGTTTGGATTGAAGATGGTTGTATTGCCTGCGGTATTTGTGAGGAGATTTGTCCTGAAGTTTTTGTGGTAGACGATGTGTCTAACGTGAAATTGAATGTTGATTTTAATGAGTACGCATCAGGAATAAAAGCGGCCGCGGATGCTTGTCCGGTTGAGGTAATAAAATACGAATAG
- a CDS encoding rhodanese-like domain-containing protein, translated as MIFFKNNDNGPKTSYTPLELMTEMAKRDDILLIDVRETNELAKAGIENAMHIPMGEIQDRLPLLPKDKDMVIFCHLGFRSKQVRNYLHKVGYHRAANLKGGLNRWNREMKKNQSQLAEVE; from the coding sequence ATGATTTTTTTCAAAAATAACGATAACGGCCCCAAAACAAGTTACACACCTCTTGAGTTAATGACCGAGATGGCGAAACGTGATGATATCCTGCTGATTGATGTTCGAGAAACAAATGAATTGGCCAAAGCTGGTATCGAAAATGCAATGCACATTCCCATGGGAGAAATTCAAGATAGACTTCCGCTTTTACCAAAGGATAAGGACATGGTGATTTTCTGCCATTTAGGATTTAGAAGCAAGCAGGTAAGAAACTATCTGCATAAAGTAGGATATCACAGAGCGGCGAACCTAAAAGGTGGATTGAATCGTTGGAATCGTGAAATGAAAAAGAATCAAAGCCAACTTGCTGAGGTGGAATAG